Part of the Engraulis encrasicolus isolate BLACKSEA-1 chromosome 1, IST_EnEncr_1.0, whole genome shotgun sequence genome, cagacttgtagcccatagGTTGTCGATTCGATTCTCCATTCGACAGGTTGGTGCGGGGAATGATAAACCagtggtctcccccatcctcttccatgactgacgTACCCTTTTGAGATAGATTGAATGGAATCGTGAATCAAGTTTttttatgggggaaaaaatgtggTTAATCGGCCAGCCCTAATCTAGTCTTATACAGATCTGTGGTTTCACCATCAACTCTTTGccgttgttgtttgtgtttcttCCTGTAGGGGGAGCTGTGCCCAGTGCAGAGCAGACCAATTCCTCCTCATCTGAATACATTGAAGCTGAACTGGAGCAGGTACAATGGTGCTTCATTCAGTGACACTCTTCTCCaaaagcataacacacacacacacacacacacacacacacacacacacacacacacacacacacacacacacacacacacagcagacctcCTCCTCATTTGTAGTCATCGAAACTGAAGTTTAGCAGATACAGTGATTCAGGCACTGTCATTCAGGGTCGCCcttcttaacacattgactcccatgtCACGTAAAAACTTGTTTTTACTCCCTATgcgtttctttccttctttcttcctttttgttaATGAATTTCGAAGATTGACATGGTAACCTGGTTcgcaaccatctggaacattgtcaatcgcttagctctggaagggcgtgggtgtgttcaaaacagctcgaacctgattggagaatatACTGCACATGGCTTTTTTTAACTcacatactacttcaaccactgacttgtatataccccgccccacgattctgattggacaggctatgatatttctgattccgttcaggctcgtctaagatttcccgaccctcgtgcgagctcacaaagttgagcaggaaagcacgaagggtctgcgtgagagccaggctaagacATGGGGCATGAAAATACATTTAGATCCTCAATTtgaactcggagagtcaaagagcacATGCGtaacaaaaagaagaaaatacaCAATTTTTAGCTAAACTAACCCTTGCTTAAAGTGGGCTAACTTAGAAATAGAAGAAGCTAGGTATATGCCATTTTCATGTATATAAACTTTTAAACAAGCACTGTAATGTATCTGTAGGTCTAACACAAAATATTCACtggctgttcaaaaaaggttgaaaattgCTGGCACTGGCCAGCACTCAATTGATAACATTTGATGGCAGGAGGGGTTGAGGCGGCCTCAGTCATCTCACGCTAGGCAGCGAAAACAGAGTTAGACAGGATAATTTTGAAAAGATAAactacacacaatgaaattgcatttatggctcacccattcaaggaggcagccccaaatggcggtCTAAAGGAGCAGTGctttgggacggtaccatgctcagggtacctcagtcatggaggaggatggtggagagcactggatGATAATTACtaccccaaccaacctggcgggtcggtaaTCAAACTGGcaagctttgggctacaagtcttaagggccgcacacacacattgcagctagttacttgctcagcgaatgaactcaatagaatgccaatgtgttccagcgagacgagtaggcgagcaagcgagaagctagtaatgtgtgtgtacgccgctttacggCCTTAACGCTTACCCAGTCAGCggatgcttaaatgagtcattagTAAATAAACAGTGCCCATGCAAACTCACAGAAACAGCAAAGTGGCGACTTTAATTGTCTCATTTTGCAATTGTGATGTTGATGGTTTCTTTCATCTCTTCATGGGTTTCAGGAACAGGATGGAGACTCTGGCGTGGCTCCAGTCCTGAGCTCCTCTGAGACGAGCCATTCCCCTCCAGGTCTCGAGTCTCCGGTCCAGGAGGGAAGCAGATCAGTGGGTCTGGTCGACTGCTGCACTAGCAAGCCAGGCCAAGAAGTAACGAATGACAAGGAGAACAAGTGTGGAGAAGACCCTCATTTGGTTTGTGGTGAGAACTTAAATGCAGAGACACGCCTGCAAGTACACCAGCCCGTTCACACAAAAGAGAAGACGTACCCCTGCCTACAGTGTCGGAGAGGTTTTAGACGGGCAGCAAATCTCCGACGACACCAGCttactcacacaggagagaaccCATATGGTTGTCGACAGTGTGGGAAGAGTTTTTCAGGGGCAGCCGATCTCACGGTGCACCAGCgcgttcacactggagagaaacgCTACGAATGTGGACAGTGCGGGAAACGTTTCACACAGGCAGGGACTCTCAAAGAGCACCGCAACGTCCACACGGGAGTGAGGCCGTTCCACTGCCAGCCATGCGGGAAGAGTTTCACCTGGGCAGGAAACCTCAGGACACACAGACGCcgcgttcacacaggggagaaaccctACCGCGGTCAACCGGGCGGTGAGCAAGGTGTTCCACAAGCAACAGATGTCGGAGAGAATCGACACATTCAAGCGGGACACAAGCCCTTCGACTGCCGACAGTCTAGGTCAGATTTTGCACAGGAAAAGGGTCTGGAAATACACAGGAGCGTCCAGGCGTCCAACCAATGGCAACAGCGTGAGAAAAGTGTTTCTGGGGCCGGAAGGCTTAGACTTCACGAATACGTTCCCGAAGGAGAGAAGGCCTACTGCGTGGAAGGGGTGGCACAGCTTGGCTTCTTTCCAATATCTTAACTCCCGCCCTCCCTATAGTGACTGTGGCCTTGTGATGCCACTGGCGGCAAAAGTGTTGTTCTCTGTCgggcaaaagcacaattcaaaggtaatgttctcatttgcaatcggggtgTTGAGTGGGGGAAAGTCCCCCAAAATTGCTGTGGGCAAGGAGAGGCTGAGGGCGGGGGAAACtcatttgttttctccacaacggcggggcgtcagcaaatcacgaggccacaagcacagatggaggacatgagttaggataatggagagATCCCATTGTGCATGCTTTACATGTTACCTATTCGTCATGAAAAGGACAACACTCCTGGCCACTATTTCTGAAACTCCTGGCCACTAGTTGAAGTCTGTAGAGTTGAGCGTGTTTACACAGTAAGTTTATGTATTTTGTTCAGCATGTGTTCATAATGAAACCTGActgtctaataataataataataatgatacatatttttttattgttattacgaCCATTGTTATTAACTGTCATTGCTATTATTGTTGTAATTACTTTTCGCTGTGAACAGTCACTTCCaatgataaaatgcaaaagttaaaaaaaatgcatttaaatgcaactaaaTTGTTCAAATATATATTAGTTTGTAGAGCTGAGCACATGATGTAAAGTTTTTGTATTCATAATGACTTGTCACTGTTGGGGAATGTCTCAATGTActcattgtaattattatttttgtttatgacatacacacacactccactccactgaagGATATTTTGGACTTTTATGAGCACTCATTAACCCTTGATCCTCTGACATTCACTGTGATGGCAACTTGACATTGCCACATTTCAATTTCAATATGTAATATGGTACCTGTACTGTACCATTACCACATTAAATTACTGTTGTATTATCACTTTCGTCTCACCAAAAAGAACGGGAAATGTGGATTTGGTCATCCTACCTACTGGGTCATTACACATGAATTACAAAATAGGCAGTGATATTttaacatacagtgccctccataattattggcacccctggttgagatgtgttaaaagtcttaaaataaattcagtgtttattgcagaagaatactgtcacactgaaaattgtaggaaaatgtagccttcaactcacatgaattgtaagaaaataaaaaaatccctgactaaaaaagaatcatttttcattaaatcacctgttccacaattattggcacccttaacaattcccaggaaataaatataattgaagcatttctgtcatttctacagtagtttacaaagtttaccagagtatgtaggaacatttaattagtaattcatcacttcctgtttccctggggtataaatatgacgtgacaccgaggccatttctcttatccactcttaaacatgggaaagacaaaggaacacaagcatacaagtgaggcagatgtgcgtcgaccttcacaggtcaggcagaggctacaagaagattgccactcaactgcagctgcccatatccactgtgagaggaataattaagaagttcaaaacaactggaacagtggtaaacaagcctggacgaggacccaagtttattttgccaccacgcacagtgaggaggatggtaagagaaatcaaaagatctccaaagctcactgttacagaattacaccaaatggtagcatcctggggtcacaaagtctccaaatcaaccatcaggcgctgtctacacgccaacaagctgtttgggaggcatgcac contains:
- the LOC134454848 gene encoding zinc finger and SCAN domain-containing protein 2-like, producing the protein MEGETAFPKLVIKEEECGCAVSSDCNVIMDLSLPASTIATSRESFQIIEVQVLKEEIPESSIQSDLYFREATPEANAKTDLGDGSSPRRGAVPSAEQTNSSSSEYIEAELEQEQDGDSGVAPVLSSSETSHSPPGLESPVQEGSRSVGLVDCCTSKPGQEVTNDKENKCGEDPHLVCGENLNAETRLQVHQPVHTKEKTYPCLQCRRGFRRAANLRRHQLTHTGENPYGCRQCGKSFSGAADLTVHQRVHTGEKRYECGQCGKRFTQAGTLKEHRNVHTGVRPFHCQPCGKSFTWAGNLRTHRRRVHTGEKPYRGQPGGEQGVPQATDVGENRHIQAGHKPFDCRQSRSDFAQEKGLEIHRSVQASNQWQQREKSVSGAGRLRLHEYVPEGEKAYCVEGVAQLGFFPIS